The genomic interval TTTAGGAGAGAAAAGGGCagttttttctctctcaagaTAACATTATAGCTACTAGACATATGGCTCTGTAGCTCTTCACGAAAGAATTCGAGCTGCTTCTGATTCACACAACGTGTGTTCCCTACACAGTTAAAAGAAGGGCAATTCTACAGAGCTTAAATCAGAATCGTTAATGCAACCTCAAAACAGAACTACTAGTGTGTTCGGGAATCTTTTTACAATGCTACCATACACTTTCAAGTAGCCAAACAtcacaaaacaaattaaatcaatgCTTCATTATGCTTCTTCAAAAGTGACTTTctgaaaatttcttttcatttcatttttttaactcaaaagtGGCATTTGCAGGAGTTGATTTAGCTCGAAAAATGCTTTCTACGACGTACCGAACCAGCGGCGGTCTGGCTGAATGCGAGTGTTGGGCAACTCCTTCGACTGAAACTCGTGCTGCAAAACTTTGCCCTTACGGTCGCGTTTCGGCCTCGTCTTGTACATATTGAGGCGGCGTACTGTCGACGCACTTCGGCTACCGCTTTTCCCGTCCGTACGATTCGCGTCCAGCGAGTGTTTCGGCTTGCCCGACACATTCACTTTCTTCTCTTTCGTCTTTGCCATTTTCGTTCACCGGTGAGTAAAGGCGACGAATTCCTGTAAGGAGGATGACGGAAGGCTGAGTAAATTGCGGCTTTCAGCTCTTGATGTAAGGGTGGCGCCAACTTGAGTTCTGAGTTTGCAGAAGTGGGCGGCTTGCTTTGCTAATTTGGGGCTAgggtttttccttttctcatcCTTGACttgatgatttttaaaaaaataaaaataaaaaccgcACGACATGACGGGTTCAGTTCCGGTTTGGATCAAGTTAAGCCCGGTTCGTTATTGTGAAATcgtaataaacaaataagttgGGGGGGCTGAAAAATCTGGTCGGAATTTccatttgtattaattattgaCTTTTTGACTTTCTTTCCAATAAAATTAAGCTCTGTTCATGTGTTTGTATTTTGgtattttaactcaaattttttatttcaagttgTGACATACTAACTTTCATcaatttaatgtaattaaaataatatatatttaaagtcaaaagaaaatattcttATCTCAAAATAGAACTATATTTTATAGAAGGAGCTGCGGAGAGAAAATGCTTcttttttaggattttttttttgaacaaaTTTTATGGAGACAAGGTAAAACCTTTAACTTAGAGGATTAGAGTACGTGGTACAAACTATGGTTTCAATTTTCGAATCCCTCCTCGCCCACAATCCGTCCAAAAGGGAAAGCCCTTCTTTCTTGAGGTAGAAAAATCATGACTGAGATAGTGAACCAAAACTATGAAACTTTGgtgtacattttttttttttatcaaaatggaGTAGCcttacctttctttttttttttttccttttttttatctaccattgagtttatttaaaaattttaagtcgATGAACATAACATAATCTTACCAAAAGTTTTATAAGATTAATGAAATAGCTTATCGACTATCTTCCTCGTGAtagatacttttttttaaatatataaaaaatattttctaataaaaaattattcaaatccactaaattacattatttattcCTATATAGTGATACTcagtacaaaaataatttttatatagttataaaaaattttgatcttaaattttatcaattataaataagaataaactatacattataataaatattttaaatttagttttaagtAACTTGTATCcacatagtaataattatttatatattgtaaaaatatatattacattaaaGTTTTGACatgaaataaaacattttcttaAAGTTGTATGagataatatttcttttttaaagttgcTATCACATATTTGAATGCAAGAACATAATAACTTGTAATATGGACATTTTCTTATTgagtcaaaatatttttagtttcttaAGTATGTTTGCAACTTAATGAAATTTACATGCTccattagttaattattaatgaatttacCTCTATATTGTTTacattaaagataaataagtcaaaataatactttttttaattaacttttttttaagttataactttttataataataaaattaattagtcttaaaaatatgattataGAGATATGTTATTGTATAGTTGATTGATCATGTGGTTTTAAGCGATAAAATCTCTTGAATAGGGAAAAAATTTcttgagataaaatattagtcATCTGTTCAAATTTCGTTCTTAACGCGCAGAGCGAAAACAGCTTGTcttcaagggaaaaaaaatactaactTTTGATTCCAACCTACAAAcacaaattaatgaatttctCTTCTAAATTAGTAAGTTctggtttatttttctatttaaaaatattggcataatattttcatattatttaacCACAATTTTCAGAGGAGAAAAATGGGTGACGCGACAGCGTAAGTGACGGGACAGCTCATCTCTTTCTCGGCTCCATTATCAttacaacaacagcaacaacaaacTCACGTTCCCTGAAACTGGAAGCAAGCATAAGCGAAGAAAATACATGTCGTCCGAGATAAAAACGAacacaaacataaacacaGAGCATGGATCGGATACTGAAAGCTGCAAGAACCTCCGGTTCTCTCAACCTATCAAATCGCTCTCTCAGGCGAGCCACCTTCCCTTTTTACACAAATGCCAATCTCATTCATTTatgatcattattatttttataattgcatgtaattttcatcaaaattatacTTCTGTGAATTAGGAAACTGATACGCATTAAGAAACGTGTAATAACCGTCTGATTTTGTCCAATGATTGTTGATTGAGATGATCAGGTCCTTCTGATCAGATTTGTGTTACTTTTGCAAGCTggatgctttttttttttttggagacaaaagcttcataaattaataaattgttcatacttatgcaataaatttgaatttcatttttctaggGATGTGCCCAATGAGGTATACAAAAATTTCGATGAGGCGGGAGAGGGCGACAAGTGGTGGGAGGTATTGTGTTTCAATAACATTATTCTTACAGAAATGGGAATCCATAGTTTGTTGACCTTCCGCATTAGTGGGATCCCAACTTTGTATGTTTTGCATTacccatttaatttttgtttgaaattttcatttttttcattttctaatttggTTGGTTATTTGCAGGCTGTGGATttacaaaagctaattttggctcataataatattgaaaagtTGAAAGAGGATTTGAGGAATTTGCCTTTACTGACAGTACTGAATGTTAGCCACAACAAACTTTCTGAACTTCCAGCTGCAATTGGAGAGTGAGTTGTTTGAAAATGCTGGGCTGAATTTTGTGGTCTGTGCATAATATGCGGAATGTTCATCGTTTGGTTTCTTCTCTATGTATTTGACAGGCTTCACATGCTGAAATCGTTAGATGTATcctttaattcaattatgaaaaTACCAGACGAGATTGGATCAGCAACTGCCCTTGTCAAGTAATCGTTTTCTTTTCCTATAAATATACCATCTGTCGTCATTGTTGCCGTGTCATTATTATTGCTGTTAATCTGGTGATGTGAAATGAATTATATACATCTATCTGGTAGAAAGCTCCTGTTCATAAAAAGTTGAATTTCAAACCTTTAATGTTTGACTGATTTAGCTTTATGTGATCATCTAGGTTTGATTGTTCAAGTAATCAGCTTAAAGAACTCCCAAGCTCACTTGGAAGATGTTTAAATTTATCAGATTTCAAGGTAATGCTTTGCAATGGCCATTTACCCATAGGCTTTTTTAATGTACAACAGCATATTGGTGCTGTAATATAGTCCACAGCTATTCATTTTCAGGTGTACCATGCTTTCCCTTAGCTTGGTACAGTAAACATCTTCCAAGCTCACTTGGAAGATGTTTAAATTTATCAGATTTCAAGGTAATGCTTTGCAATGGCCATTTACCCAGAGGCTTTTTTAATGTACAACAGCATATTGGTGCTGTAATATAGGTAGTCCACAGCTATTCATTTTCAGGTGTACCATGCTTTCCCTTAGCTTGGTTGGTCATTAATTGTAGAGTTGCGATAGCCTGGATGGGATACATTGAATAGCTATCTTACTATTTCTGAAACATCgcattttcttttagaagatacttttttataaaataaaataaaataaaatgggttCTCAGTGCTGATgcgttattaatttttctccaGGCATCAAACAATTGTATAACAAGCTTGCCAGAAGATCTTGCAGACTGTTCGAAAATGTCCAAACTGGATGTGGAGGTATTAATGAGAATTTCTGTGGacaatttttcaaacatacttaatttatttcaaagtaCTTAATCAtagaaaaatagttttaaaatgtttttctcATGCCAGGGGAACAAGCTAACAGTTTTATCCAACAACTTGATAGCATCATGGACCATGCTTACAGAACTCATTGCATGTAATTATCTGTGGCACTGCTACTTTTTATATGACCCAAcaatatttagttttaattttcatatcaGCATAAACAGAGAAATGCCTGTGATCTGCGCAGCAAAAAATTTGCTGAATGGCATGCCGGAGACCATTGGAAGTCTTTCACATCTCATTCGTCTTGACCTTCATCAGAACAGTGAGTAAACTCAGCAAGGAATTGTCTCCTTAAATTTTCATGTTTTGGGTCGCTTAGAGGTCAGCGTTGTTGGTTTCTTGCAATGACAATAAGAGGTCATGGGTTCGAACCCCCCTCAAACCAATCTTGGAGGGGGACTAGTTTAATGAGGATGGGGTGCACGCTaactgaaaaaatatattcattttttattatcaacaTATTTTCTTGAATCTTCAGATATGTCTTCATGTAtcacttttgcaggaattctGTCAATCCCATCTTCAATATCGGGATGCTGTTCCCTTGCAGAATTCTATATGGGGTTATATTCTCAACCGTTActataaaaacatgtttagaattttaagagtaaatttttcaaatgtttttccctttaacattcattttaattgtgaaaaaattttaggaaTAATGCACTGTCTGCTTTACCAGCAGAGCTAGGGAAACTTTCTAAATTAGGGACGTTAGATCTTCATTCAAACCAGGTAACTAGtttattttactcttttacttttattttacttctatATATAGATGCTACAACGTAAGAAACAtccttttgtatttttttgttggtACAAATGGGTGAGACTACAAAGTTAATTGAAGAATGATGACTAAtagaatacaaaattaaagattgaaTAATAGGCAAAAGTCTATTTCAGAACTGGTTGCAAACTGGCCTGCTAAACCAGGTTGCATCGGGGTTAACTGGGTTGATGCGGTTGATTGAGCCAATAAAATAATGTCGTCTCATgcattaatcaatttaatatcattaaaaaaacttgctcccttttgttaataaaaagatTCAGCGGGTGTAATAGAGTTGTTTATGAATTTGTCTCTCCTTATTTGTATCTTTgcgtgtttttcttttattttctcatcttagaaaaataatgtaaagCTGTGACTCATTTGCTGATTACTTCACATCCATGCAGTTGAAGGAATACTGTGTGGAGGCATGCCAATTGCGTCTTTCAGTCTTGGATCTTTCTAATAATTCATTGTCTGGATTACCCCCTGAGATTGGTAAGGTTAGCATGCTATATGTTCGATTCCAACTTAGGATCCGGTGATTCTATACTTATATCAGAATGTGTAGTAAGGAACCTAAGTTCCTAACTTTTTATGCTTGTTGTAGTATGATGCAATTTGTGTATGTCACATCTTTATATTtgcataatattttcatatagCAAAATCCATCTTTTGTCTGAAGTAATTTGTAACTACTAAAgaatatgtttttttaatgGCAATAGTGGTAATATAATGATATTGAACAAAGAATATCTCCTTATAGCCTTTCATTTAGctgttttaaattttgcatTAGAGTCAAGCTTTCTATTAGACTCTCTTTTGTCCCATTTGAGTCTGTTTCCTTAATTCTTATGCTTTATTTGCCATTATGTGTTGAGGATGGACATTGTCCAATTGTTTAGATCTAATCTTCCTTAACAAACTAAACTAAGCCAAGAAATCCTTAATCACCTTCTCCTCTCTTATACTTTCATTTCaccttcttttcctttatttacGCATCCAAAAAGTATAATGATGATCCAGTATTTAGCATTATTGCATTAACATGTAATgggtaataatttttgtttattctgTAGGCAAGATGACTACACTGAGAAAACTGTTACTTACTGGCAATCCTTTGCGAACTTTGCGAAGGTGTGAAATGtcatctttttcctttttgcatGTTCAATTCTTCTTTCAATTGCCTATTTAATCAATCAATGTATTTATCCCTCAGCTCATTGGTTAATGGGCCCACACCTGCTTTACTGAAGTATCTTCGGAGTCGACTTCCAGAAAATGAAGGTGTGTTGGcttttgtcaaatttgttttggtttATTGTAATCAATTTACCTTgttcaaattataaatctcTAGCTTTCATTTAGATTCTGAAGCTAGTACTACAAAGGAGGATTTAATCACAATGGCAACTCGATTGTCCGTTACTTCAAAGGTattacttgaattttttaagttagcaagatttttgttcattttttattttataaattcttttttttttgggaggaAAATCATCTTGCCTGAGGTTAAATTGCATAAGGTTTTTATGAAATGAAGGTAGCCTTAGTTTATTTGTATGATAAAATAGAAGAGCATCCTAAATTTATACTTTGGACTTTTCCTCGGAAACTTTGCTCCATACTTTTCTTTTGGTAGACAAAGTTGTGTCACTGAATATGGGTTCctgcaataataataagtacaATACAAGGCATGCTGTGGAACCTAATGGTGCTCCTACTAAGGCCATAAGTTTCAATGATTAGTTTGTAATTTTGACTAAATTGTTCAAAGAAAACTGTACTTAAGATTATCCCTGCTTTGCATGCTTATTTCAGGAGTTCAACTTGCTCTCAGCCAAGAGATGCATCTGTTAAACTAGGATGCACAGAGAATGAGCTTTGTCTCTCTAGCACTGAATTGGTGAATGTACCATATACTTAAAAATACACAGGCCTTGTTTTGATGACCATACTTTAAAATCTTGGTATTTTGTGTCATCTGTTATATGACTTGCCAGTCATACATTACAGTAGCCTTGGGCTtggtttttaactttttatgaTTCTGGGGTTAAGTggtctttgtttttcaatagaTCCTACAtcttacttttcataaacaaaaagagaaaggATATTTCAGTCAACATCTGAATTGGAATGaatgtgttatatttttatgtgagaTATGCAAGTTGGAACTTCAGAAGTTTGTATTTAATCTGTATTTTACGGTTTTGTTGATATGCACATTTTCCCCTTCGCCTTTCTAATACGCTGCTACTTTGGCAGAAAGCTCAgacttcattttaatttatctgtCATTAAACTGAATTTTTTAACACAAACTAGCATTTCTATTTTCAGGAACTTTCTTTGGAAGGAATGAATCTGAGTGCTATTCCTTCAGAAATATGGGAAGCAGGGGAAATTACTAAACTTGATCTTTCTAGGAATTCCATCCAAGAACTGCCTCCTGAACTTTCTTCATGTGCCTCCCTCCAAGTAAAGTTCTCAGATCTAGTTACTAATAAAGAGTCGTGTATTAGTGGTTGCTATCTGTACTGGAATCTTTAGCACAGTTACTAATAAGTTAACTCCTCATAGTCATGAAGACTGTATATCTCCTTTAAACTTCAGTTTCTTTCGGTCCAATAGATCTAGTTTCTGGAACAGGGCTGTGGCGGTTACAATACAAGGTAGAAGCCTTTCTGGTCTGATGTTTATGAAATCTGGAGGAATAGCTTCCGTGTTACACAGTTAATTAAAAGTTGATTGTATACGTTCTGTAATTAAATGTTGTCTCCAATGATTTATTATGTGTATAGCTAAATACTCTTTGCTAATCATATTTTACGGTTATAAATTTGTTACCTAAAGTAAAAACAAGAAGTGGCTAATTGGTGTTGGCCGAGTTCCAAATCTGGGGGATTGTATACTGTATGCAAGCTCGTTTTTTGATTTTAGATCTTATGGTTTTTTGTCAATTCATATTACTGTTCCTGCATATGCAGACTTTGATTTTATCTAGGAACAAGATTAAAGATTGGCCAGATGCAATTTTAACGTCACTCTCTAGCCTCTCTTGTTTGAAGCTGGACAATAACCCACTCAGACAGGTAAAGTAGATCTTGTAGAAATAATGTCAGGTGATGCAGTTGAACATGAAATTGAcagtttgtttttgtttggttttctCGTCTTCTACTTAATACTTGTTTGCAATGGTAACTCCCATTCACATGGACAGACACATGTACTCATTCACATTATCATAAATAGCTAATCTGATTCTAGTATCTGTAATTGATCTGTGGTCCTGATAAGAGAAATTTTCAGCCATCTAAATTGCGAAAAATTTATAGTACTTGTGATTTTTCAGTTCTCATTGGGTTGATCTTGAAATAAGAACATTAAACACCACTGCAGTCATTCCCTCATTGAGATTGTCTTTATTGAACTCATTTATTTCTCATAGGCAAGTTTTGCTTAGATGAGGTACCTTATTGTAAAAATGAGGATAAAACTCCCAGCTATGGCAAATACTTAAACGTATGCttgtattttattgtttttgtgtttattgATAATTGTGGGCTGACTACCCTCTCATCTATTTGATCTCTAGGTTCCATCAGATGGATTCAAAGATATTCCTATGCTCCAGATTTTGGATCTAAGTTATAACATTGCTTCATTACCTGAGAATCCACCGTTTTCCAGCTTACCTCATTTGCAGGAGCTTTACCTGAGGTCAGGATTATAGAATGCACACACTTTTGTATCATACACTTGTTCTTTGTATATAATTGTACAAATTGgggttttcttcaaattttgtggtatttattttctttattgactTTACAGAAGAATGCAGCTTCGCGAAGCACCTACAGATATATTGAGGTTGCAACAACTGCAGATCCTTGACTTGAGTCAAAACTCTCTTCAATCAATTCCTGAGGTAACAtacatttttgttatgttacagaaaaaatctattaatacAGAGCTTGTTGataaaaatcaacaatttaTTCCTCAACTTAATTGATATAAGAGAGACGAGTAGAGGATTTATGTAATACATTCTGTTTCACCATTCTACTCTCCTTGATCTATGGGACTAGAtttctgtttttgtttcagcctaattgaaaatttaaattctataaattttattaagggcGGTAATTGTAGTGCTTGGTGGTTTACGTTTTGAACAGGTTAGTGAATATAAGTTCTCTTTGTCATTACTTAAATTCTATGCAATTGAAATGACAAACGTTTATTCTCATGTCTTGCCTTGAGTTGTTACTGAgagaatattatatttgtcATATGGACTAGACATCCTGACAATTGAAATATAGATGGACCTGTCGATCAATATATCACTGGGACATTTACATTGTTACAGTTATGTATGCTCAGATACCCTAGACATTAAGGCTCTGTTTGACCTCTTTTGGACATTtactttcaagtttcaattcATAAGATCCATCCCAGATGAAGTCTTTACTTTTACCTGCTCTTTTTTGGTGCACTAATTGGCACTGAATCCTTGActttttttctgttaatttttgtttgcagGGGTTCAAAAACCTTACTTCTCTCACTGAGCTTGATCTGTCAGACAATAACATTTCTGCACTACCCCCAGAGCTGGTCAGTGTTTGATAACTTGCACACAGTTACACAGCACACAAAAGAGcaaaacaaagtaaaattaatttttttctttaaagaaaaacaaaaaatgaaccaaatgaaaaagaaggaaTGCTGTAATGATATTAGGCGTGGGAGAACCACTATTAGAAGGGGAACAATCTTATCTCTAATAATTCCATGTGATGATTCTCATAACCTTAATGAATAATGTGCaggatttgtttattatcaaGTTGCAACTTCTGCATTATATTATTGAGCATATGTTGCAATGGATTATCTACTGATATGCGTGAATCGCGATATGTTCTTCCGAATTGATTCTTCCGAATTGATCACTAGTTattctaagtaaaaaaatttcatttcttcagGGTTTGCTTGAACCCAGTCTACAGGCTTTAAGACTAGATGGAAATCCATTGAGAAGGTATGGtgctttgtaatttttctccCCTTCTCTtcagatatttattttttgtcttggGCTTGAAAgcatttatttgatatttgctGACGGGGAAATTTCAGTGGGCATAACATTGTGCAAACTCTGAAGCATTGAATAACTAATTTCCTAGTACAAATTGGAAGATTATGAGGTAGCAAAACCAAAATTTATCCGTTGAGAGAAGaaagaagcaaaataaaataaattacccaAATGATAGAAGTTTTATTTGGTTATTTAGTGAAAAAAGGTTATCTgttatcatattttaaaagaaagtaaataGATATCCGTTTGTAGTGCACCCATTTGTACTAAATTTACATAGATGTCCCCGAACATTCAGAGAGGCAGGTGGTACAACACCTGATAGAATTTCCAGTTCAGAATAATTGTGAGCCAGGGAGAGTGAAATCAAAACGCGTCGCCtgataaaatgatattaaaactAGTAAACTATGTTTTCAAATACTATAATCTTCTGAAGTTGGAAACATTAAACTTGGTTTTGTCATagtttgtcattttatttatgtcgtAAAATGTTTCATTTTGCAGCATCCGGAGGACAATTTTAGATAGAGGTACGAAAGCAGTTCTGAAATATTTGAAGGATAAAATTCCTGAGAACTAGTTTGCTGCCGTTTTCTCTTTCAAGATTGGTTGAGTCAACGTACGTCACTACtttgttcttatatttttcattcgAAAGATTGATTTGAAGCACCTCATGCTTTGCCTATACTTTAGTGTAAAAGTTTGTAACATGTATACTCATGAGAAAATGAAGTTAGTGATTTGTTCTGCTTTCTGTTCgtcatatgttttatttatttattaatgccttattttttatggtgttttTGTCACTGGCGCCTCTTTAAAGCATCTGAAATACTTGAGACATTTTGAGAATTATTGTTTATATGGATAAATATGgcatgagaaagaaaatgataatgcttttttttttttttttctctgtgcTCCATAAAACATGCATCTTAGTTTGCATTTTTTTGTTCCCCTCATAGAATGTCATTTTCTTaacaactattatttttattattttaaaaggttgatattatgaattttttttttgggggaaaaattaatattttatttattcattccaCATCAATTTACTAAGTTCGTTtagttgtaaaaataataaaaactggTTACATGTGCACTGGTCGAGAAATTTCATAGACAATGTTGTGcttcaaattttgtatttttgctAACAAGATCATtcgatctttttttttattttttttttataagaacttATGAGTTTTTACATAATTACATTAGCCATCAGTAATGTCATCTCTTGAATCTTTAAAGATTCCACCGTATCTCCTCTTTGCAAATTCCAAATTTCCATCTCACAAAAACAAGTAACGATACACATATATGTGGATATTTTCTTGTGCGTGTGTTAGCCCAACGAAAGGattctaattataataatattatctttcaATCAAGAAACAACAAAGAATGGTAAATCAACATaaagatttacaaatatagatgggttttaaatttttcaaataaagattcAATTAACATtcagttataaatttttaatgagtttaatttaagataatataaaaaaggaGGAGatatacaaattacaaaatttacagTACAAGAAAATTAGCAGATAATACAACCAAACAAACCatatacaaattacaaaacaatttGACTACTTTGAAAACACAGCTGAGAATACAACTAAACAAACCATATGCAACCACATACAATTTGACTACTTCCAATATGAAATACAATCTTGGAAACAGAGTCTTTTAACTACCCAAggttttgataaattttgtaactGTGAAATTTCTTAAACTTTCATATTTGGATATGGGAGGAGAAGATGTGATTAACTACTTAGAAAATTCACGAATATAATATGTTTAAAAGTAGGTGGCAATTGGCAACAGCTATTCAATTGTTTCcatatatacacacacgcGAAGGGGTGGGGTACATTGCTTATTTATTGtcttcataaattaaaaaaaaaattcacgtTGTTCTCTATGTAAGTcattaaaatgaataataatctaatatctaaaagaattgtatataaaataactataaacttgtgtttaaaattttgtccTTTCAACGA from Citrus sinensis cultivar Valencia sweet orange chromosome 9, DVS_A1.0, whole genome shotgun sequence carries:
- the LOC102617311 gene encoding plant intracellular Ras-group-related LRR protein 6 isoform X1, with the protein product MDRILKAARTSGSLNLSNRSLRDVPNEVYKNFDEAGEGDKWWEAVDLQKLILAHNNIEKLKEDLRNLPLLTVLNVSHNKLSELPAAIGELHMLKSLDVSFNSIMKIPDEIGSATALVKFDCSSNQLKELPSSLGRCLNLSDFKASNNCITSLPEDLADCSKMSKLDVEGNKLTVLSNNLIASWTMLTELIASKNLLNGMPETIGSLSHLIRLDLHQNRILSIPSSISGCCSLAEFYMGNNALSALPAELGKLSKLGTLDLHSNQLKEYCVEACQLRLSVLDLSNNSLSGLPPEIGKMTTLRKLLLTGNPLRTLRSSLVNGPTPALLKYLRSRLPENEDSEASTTKEDLITMATRLSVTSKELSLEGMNLSAIPSEIWEAGEITKLDLSRNSIQELPPELSSCASLQTLILSRNKIKDWPDAILTSLSSLSCLKLDNNPLRQVPSDGFKDIPMLQILDLSYNIASLPENPPFSSLPHLQELYLRRMQLREAPTDILRLQQLQILDLSQNSLQSIPEGFKNLTSLTELDLSDNNISALPPELGLLEPSLQALRLDGNPLRSIRRTILDRGTKAVLKYLKDKIPEN
- the LOC102617311 gene encoding plant intracellular Ras-group-related LRR protein 6 isoform X2, encoding MLKSLDVSFNSIMKIPDEIGSATALVKFDCSSNQLKELPSSLGRCLNLSDFKASNNCITSLPEDLADCSKMSKLDVEGNKLTVLSNNLIASWTMLTELIASKNLLNGMPETIGSLSHLIRLDLHQNRILSIPSSISGCCSLAEFYMGNNALSALPAELGKLSKLGTLDLHSNQLKEYCVEACQLRLSVLDLSNNSLSGLPPEIGKMTTLRKLLLTGNPLRTLRSSLVNGPTPALLKYLRSRLPENEDSEASTTKEDLITMATRLSVTSKELSLEGMNLSAIPSEIWEAGEITKLDLSRNSIQELPPELSSCASLQTLILSRNKIKDWPDAILTSLSSLSCLKLDNNPLRQVPSDGFKDIPMLQILDLSYNIASLPENPPFSSLPHLQELYLRRMQLREAPTDILRLQQLQILDLSQNSLQSIPEGFKNLTSLTELDLSDNNISALPPELGLLEPSLQALRLDGNPLRSIRRTILDRGTKAVLKYLKDKIPEN